One Cryptomeria japonica chromosome 9, Sugi_1.0, whole genome shotgun sequence genomic window carries:
- the LOC131040962 gene encoding uncharacterized protein LOC131040962 isoform X2, protein MTTSKYLDQFNPAKPTFNSFFRSTLPKPRLSQTILQPAPRRYNHFIAVSMASDMGNTDDVLVQYVVMRRDLIDSWPMGSVITQGCHASVAAVWMNREDHYTTKYCGDDNLDKMHK, encoded by the coding sequence ATGACTACGTCTAAATACTTGGATCAGTTTAACCCTGCAAAACCCACATTCAATTCATTCTTCAGATCCACCCTACCAAAACCTCGGCTTTCACAAACCATATTACAGCCTGCTCCGAGGCGGTACAATCATTTCATAGCTGTCAGCATGGCATCCGACATGGGAAACACTGATGATGTGTTAGTCCAATATGTGGTGATGAGAAGGGATCTGATTGACAGCTGGCCAATGGGTAGTGTCATCACTCAGGGTTGCCATGCTTCTGTTGCTGCTGTTTGGATGAATAGGGAGGATCATTATACCACCAAGTACTGTGGGGATGATAATCTGGACAAAATGCACAAG